In the genome of Botrytis cinerea B05.10 chromosome 5, complete sequence, one region contains:
- the Bcmdm12 gene encoding Bcmdm12 has translation MSIDLNWETLTTGPDGIALAERIRDFVHAKFQTVTLPRFIKGVKVHTFEFGSIAPEVELKDICDPLPDFYEDIDDDYVEDDEDEENSENSQTDEENEVAKTLRERRRLDRVERTANGSSHVSTPPAYIDTRYPGLRSMQASGDTGSPFLGVSTPGIPGGTSNLSYFHSQLASGLSGTQTPLAAVAGAHLPQGWPDRPSPSLHLSALRNQSHTPLSHTASERSMTPPQIADLNQQSLREKASVSTLAASSSTTRPATRDGVPEATIPEEHAGESEESTSPPRRFREPKVEDLQTVFRVRYSGNIRLSLTVDILLDYPMPSFVGIPVKLNITGLSFDGVAVLAYIRKRAHFCFLSPEDAYAAIGADEKDADASAGMKMGALLHEIKVESEIGQRENGKQVLKNVGKVEKFVLEQVRRIFEDEFVYPSFWTFLV, from the coding sequence ATGTCTATCGACCTCAACTGGGAGACGTTGACTACTGGACCTGATGGAATTGCCCTTGCAGAAAGGATCCGAGACTTTGTACATGCTAAGTTCCAGACCGTGACTTTGCCCCGCTTCATCAAGGGTGTCAAAGTACACACATTTGAATTTGGTTCAATTGCTCCAGAGGTTGAACTGAAAGACATTTGCGATCCCTTGCCTGATTTCTACGAGGATATCGATGACGACTATGTAGAGgatgacgaagacgaagagaaCTCTGAGAATTCTCAAACTGATGAGGAGAATGAAGTCGCAAAGACTTTGCGAGAAAGAAGGAGGCTGGACCGAGTAGAGAGAACAGCAAATGGTTCATCACACGTATCGACCCCTCCTGCATATATTGATACACGATATCCTGGACTGCGATCAATGCAAGCTTCTGGTGACACCGGAAGTCCCTTTTTAGGTGTTAGTACACCTGGTATTCCAGGTGGAACATCAAATTTGAGTtattttcattctcaattAGCCAGTGGATTATCTGGTACTCAAACCCCACTAGCCGCCGTTGCCGGTGCACATCTACCTCAAGGATGGCCGGACCGACCTAGCCCATCTCTACATCTATCCGCGCTCCGTAATCAATCTCATACGCCTTTATCTCACACGGCGAGTGAAAGGTCCATGACTCCTCCGCAAATTGCGGATCTAAACCAGCAATCGCTACGCGAGAAGGCCAGTGTATCCACTCTCGCTGCTTCATCTTCAACGACCAGACCGGCAACTCGAGATGGCGTCCCCGAAGCAACGATACCAGAGGAGCACGCTGGCGAAAGCGAAGAGTCAACTTCACCACCACGGAGATTTCGAGAGCCCAAGGTGGAAGATCTTCAGACAGTATTTCGAGTCCGATACTCTGGAAATATACGACTTTCACTCACGGTCGATATCTTACTTGACTACCCTATGCCAAGCTTCGTGGGCATTCCAGTGAAATTGAATATCACAGGGCTATCGTTTGACGGGGTTGCTGTTCTGGCTTACATTCGCAAGAGAGCTCATTTCTGTTTCCTGTCGCCTGAAGATGCATACGCTGCTATTGGTGCAGATGAgaaagatgcagatgctTCGGCTGGCATGAAAATGGGAGCTCTCCTGCACGAGATCAAGGTCGAGAGCGAAATTGGTCAAAGGGAGAATGGCAAGCAAGTACTCAAGAATGTGGGTAAGGTAGAAAAGTTTGTTCTTGAGCAAGTCAGGCGCATCTTCGAAGATGAATTTGTGTACCCTAGTTTCTGGACATTTCTGGTATAA